One window of Campylobacter sp. RM12651 genomic DNA carries:
- a CDS encoding insulinase family protein, translating into MNNFVHLKTNDDLVYISISYPNYGRIFYNANAMAAEFFYNESLDDEFYIKLEQSAINISASANYFDFTFDIVCLKKELDNCLNAFNNMLLNTKITNFELIKNKIKNYFLIHIQDYDNLAKMKLYENYFKNDFKNDKFGDFEVLDEKEFKNYILNLKNQANKIVISANLDDISKVKKLLNNKQSSYEKLKTNESFYKEESKEISQAFVRFISSVEIKSIYERAIISLAIYVLGGGFGSRITEEIRVKRGLAYSAFAFLVAFKKNYLISGYLQTKNESKKEAIKIVQEEFKKLVEFGISEDEFKKAKDFLVGSEILKYSTTQNRHSIASSECFSDLKQGELREITKIIKDLELKTCNDFLKNQKSITELSFYVIGNNE; encoded by the coding sequence ATGAATAATTTTGTGCATTTAAAAACTAATGATGATTTAGTATATATTAGTATTAGCTATCCTAATTATGGAAGGATTTTTTATAATGCTAATGCTATGGCAGCTGAGTTTTTTTACAATGAGAGTTTAGATGATGAGTTTTATATAAAATTAGAGCAAAGTGCAATTAATATTAGTGCAAGTGCTAATTATTTTGATTTTACATTTGATATAGTTTGTCTTAAAAAAGAGCTTGATAATTGCTTAAATGCTTTTAATAATATGCTTTTAAATACCAAAATTACTAATTTTGAATTAATCAAAAACAAAATAAAAAATTATTTTTTAATCCATATTCAAGATTACGATAATTTAGCAAAGATGAAATTATATGAGAATTATTTTAAAAATGATTTTAAGAATGATAAATTTGGCGATTTTGAAGTTTTAGATGAAAAAGAATTTAAAAACTATATTTTAAACCTTAAAAATCAAGCAAATAAGATAGTAATTAGTGCAAATTTAGATGATATTAGTAAAGTTAAAAAACTTTTAAACAATAAGCAAAGTTCTTATGAAAAATTAAAAACAAATGAGAGTTTTTATAAAGAAGAAAGCAAAGAAATATCACAAGCTTTTGTTAGGTTTATAAGCAGTGTAGAGATTAAAAGCATTTATGAAAGAGCTATTATAAGTCTTGCTATTTATGTTTTAGGCGGTGGATTTGGCTCAAGAATTACAGAAGAAATCAGAGTAAAAAGGGGCTTAGCTTATTCGGCTTTTGCGTTTTTAGTAGCGTTTAAGAAAAATTATCTTATTTCAGGGTATTTGCAAACAAAAAATGAAAGCAAAAAAGAAGCTATAAAAATAGTTCAAGAAGAGTTTAAAAAATTAGTAGAATTTGGAATAAGCGAAGATGAGTTTAAAAAGGCTAAAGATTTTTTAGTAGGTAGTGAGATTTTAAAATACTCAACCACTCAAAATCGTCATAGCATTGCAAGTAGCGAGTGTTTTAGTGATTTAAAACAAGGAGAATTAAGAGAAATTACAAAGATAATTAAAGATTTAGAGCTTAAAACTTGTAATGATTTTTTAAAAAATCAAAAAAGTATTACCGAGCTTAGTTTTTATGTAATAGGTAATAATGAATAA
- the thrB gene encoding homoserine kinase codes for MCLKSPATSANLGAGFDCLGLALDFYNETIIKRNNFFKISIKGEGEDNPYLKKHNLFITIFNETYIKLTGKKDLFSFNFINNIPLSRGLGSSSSIIVGAIASAYYLAGLEVNKNTILNNALIYENHPDNISPAALGGFVCSVVDKDNVKYIKTDISSDVKAVVCIPNKQISTNVSRSALPKHLSLADTSFNISRSSLTTAAFMSKNYEMLKIASFDKLHENRRMKAVPELFKVRELARKNGALMSNLSGSGSTFFNLCYKDDANKLKTILENNFPNMKVLELNFNNQGIIIS; via the coding sequence ATATGTTTAAAATCACCCGCTACTAGTGCGAATTTAGGTGCTGGATTTGATTGTCTAGGACTTGCTTTAGACTTTTATAATGAAACAATAATTAAAAGAAATAATTTTTTTAAAATATCTATTAAGGGTGAAGGTGAAGATAATCCTTATCTTAAAAAACATAATTTATTTATTACCATTTTTAATGAAACTTACATAAAGCTAACTGGTAAAAAAGACTTATTTAGCTTTAATTTCATAAATAATATTCCTTTAAGTCGTGGATTGGGTAGTTCTAGCTCTATAATTGTAGGAGCAATTGCTAGTGCTTATTATCTAGCAGGACTTGAAGTTAATAAAAATACTATATTAAACAATGCCTTAATATACGAAAATCATCCTGATAATATTAGCCCTGCAGCACTTGGTGGATTTGTTTGTTCGGTAGTTGATAAAGATAATGTAAAATATATAAAAACTGATATTTCTAGTGATGTTAAAGCAGTAGTTTGTATCCCAAATAAACAAATCTCAACAAATGTTAGTCGTTCGGCTTTACCTAAGCATTTAAGCCTTGCTGATACTAGCTTTAATATAAGCAGAAGCTCACTTACAACTGCAGCTTTTATGAGTAAAAATTATGAAATGTTAAAGATTGCAAGTTTTGACAAGCTTCACGAAAATCGTAGAATGAAAGCTGTTCCTGAATTATTTAAAGTGCGTGAATTAGCTCGTAAAAATGGTGCATTAATGAGTAATTTAAGTGGTTCTGGTTCAACTTTTTTTAATCTATGTTATAAAGATGATGCAAACAAACTAAAAACCATACTAGAAAATAATTTTCCTAATATGAAAGTATTAGAGCTTAATTTCAATAATCAAGGAATAATAATAAGCTAA
- a CDS encoding dehypoxanthine futalosine cyclase has translation MNAALLSKKINTNYKTSAFNIHKDWENPYAPKGIVPRITKEQALNLLRNSDLATLGQIAYAVKNKLHPSKLTTFVVDRNINYTNICLVDCKFCAFYRHAKDSDSYILTYEQIGQKIEELLAIGGTQILFQGGVHPKLDITWYEDLLRYISTNYPSITIHGFSAVEIEYIAKISKISTKEVLKRMSDCGLFSIPGAGAEILSDRVRDMVAPSKCDTATWLRIHKEAHELGLLSSATMMFGHVESDEEIIEHLDYLRNLQDITGGFRAFILWSFQGKNTRLKAENPHLMNASSNRYLRLLAISRIYLDNFANIQSSWVTQGSAVGQLALKFGANDLGSTMMEENVVAAAGAKYRMNEQQMIELIRDLGENPAKRDTAYNILEYYNE, from the coding sequence ATGAACGCAGCATTATTAAGTAAAAAAATAAATACAAATTATAAAACTTCAGCATTTAATATCCATAAAGATTGGGAAAATCCTTATGCACCAAAAGGAATAGTCCCAAGAATTACTAAAGAACAAGCACTTAATTTATTAAGAAATTCTGATTTAGCTACTTTAGGTCAGATTGCTTATGCAGTAAAAAATAAGCTTCATCCAAGCAAACTTACTACTTTTGTAGTAGATAGAAATATTAATTACACAAATATTTGTTTAGTTGATTGTAAATTCTGTGCTTTTTATCGCCACGCAAAGGATAGTGATAGTTATATTTTAACATACGAACAAATTGGACAAAAGATTGAAGAATTATTAGCAATTGGTGGCACTCAAATATTATTTCAAGGCGGGGTTCATCCAAAGCTTGATATTACTTGGTATGAAGATTTATTAAGATATATAAGCACAAATTATCCTAGCATTACAATTCACGGCTTTAGTGCGGTTGAGATTGAATATATTGCAAAAATTAGCAAAATTAGCACTAAAGAAGTCTTAAAAAGAATGAGCGATTGTGGGTTGTTTTCTATCCCTGGAGCAGGTGCGGAGATTTTAAGCGATAGAGTAAGAGATATGGTAGCACCTAGTAAATGCGATACTGCTACTTGGTTAAGAATTCATAAAGAAGCTCACGAATTAGGCTTACTTAGTAGTGCAACGATGATGTTTGGGCATGTTGAAAGCGATGAAGAAATAATTGAGCATTTAGACTATTTAAGAAATCTTCAAGATATAACAGGTGGCTTTAGAGCATTTATTTTATGGAGTTTTCAAGGTAAAAACACTAGATTAAAGGCTGAAAATCCACATTTAATGAATGCAAGTTCTAATAGATATTTAAGATTATTAGCAATTTCTAGAATATATTTAGATAATTTTGCAAACATTCAAAGCTCTTGGGTTACTCAAGGAAGTGCAGTAGGGCAACTCGCATTAAAATTTGGCGCAAATGACTTAGGCTCGACTATGATGGAAGAAAATGTTGTTGCAGCTGCAGGTGCAAAATATAGAATGAATGAACAGCAAATGATAGAATTAATCCGTGATTTAGGTGAAAATCCAGCTAAAAGAGATACAGCATATAATATTTTGGAATACTACAATGAATAA
- the lpxC gene encoding UDP-3-O-acyl-N-acetylglucosamine deacetylase produces MLQTTIAKEVTNVGIGLHKGSAIKIKFSPLGANSGVVFHRTDINKFYEANYKSVINTQMATVIGDKDGYISTIEHLMSAVSSYGIDNLLISIDANEAPVLDGSAAGFCAMLDEAGIKQLDAKKQIFVVKKEIKVQEGDKFASLSPTNAPTYDFTINFKHPSINTQNYIYKANKQNFINEIASARTFGFLKDVEYLKSKGLALGGSLENAVVLDDNGILNPEGLRFSNEFVRHKILDAIGDLYMLGKATFANYKAYASSHDLNHKLTLELLNNPNSYELVTLSDDTNKDLLKAFTLNF; encoded by the coding sequence ATGTTACAAACTACAATAGCTAAAGAAGTAACAAATGTTGGAATTGGACTACATAAAGGTAGTGCTATTAAGATAAAATTTAGCCCACTAGGTGCTAATAGTGGAGTGGTATTTCATAGAACAGATATTAATAAATTTTACGAAGCAAATTATAAAAGCGTAATCAATACTCAAATGGCTACGGTAATTGGAGATAAAGATGGTTATATATCTACAATTGAGCATTTAATGAGTGCTGTTAGCTCTTATGGAATTGATAATTTATTAATAAGTATTGATGCAAATGAAGCACCTGTTTTAGATGGTTCAGCGGCTGGTTTTTGTGCTATGCTTGATGAAGCAGGTATTAAACAACTTGACGCTAAAAAACAAATATTTGTTGTTAAAAAAGAAATAAAAGTTCAAGAAGGAGATAAATTTGCAAGTCTTAGTCCTACAAATGCTCCTACTTATGATTTTACTATAAACTTTAAGCACCCATCAATTAATACTCAAAACTATATTTACAAGGCTAATAAACAAAATTTCATAAATGAAATTGCAAGTGCTAGGACTTTTGGGTTTTTAAAAGATGTTGAGTATTTAAAATCAAAAGGATTAGCATTAGGTGGTAGTTTAGAAAACGCTGTTGTTTTAGATGATAATGGCATATTAAATCCTGAAGGATTAAGATTTAGCAATGAATTTGTAAGACATAAAATCCTTGATGCGATTGGTGATTTATATATGTTAGGTAAAGCAACTTTTGCTAACTATAAAGCTTACGCAAGTAGCCATGATTTAAATCATAAACTAACTCTTGAATTGCTAAACAATCCAAATTCTTATGAATTAGTAACTCTTAGTGATGATACAAACAAAGATTTATTAAAGGCATTCACATTAAACTTTTAG
- the recG gene encoding ATP-dependent DNA helicase RecG has product MNKDLEKLSCKDIVELALLMPKKFDDLRLNNEPILNELNCTKVIIKSKKQLPGKRLSIIAYSYNWECECTITIFNLRPFHNALFAINKELIIYGKLGDFAGLLQFINPKIIKDSGEITANYLIKGVSDKEICKIKNKYLTYEALKEFNLLDEHIKLLLIMKENSQEAMKLLNSKELNECLKFVEIYHHIKRLNETYKNDILYKKIKTFDINKWLKSLPFKPTSDQINAINDIKNDLESIHHKIRIVMGDVGCGKSLVIFAAALMCYPKKVVLMAPTSVLAQQLYNEAKRLLPGFLKILHFVSSKTKLMQDELKEANFVIGTHALLWASLDDATLVMVDEQQRFGAKQRMKLKDLATNDKENPHYIEFSATPIPRTTALIHSDIYSYSFIKELPFKKEIETKLITIANSNELFNHIKSENKQNHQAIIVYPLIEESKSSSYKPLESVISFYEKNFDKVYYTHGKDKEKDNILLQFAENGNVLLSTTIVEVGISLPRLSIIVIVAPERYGLSTLHQLRGRVGRNGVKSYCYLLSKFEFSDRLIKFANTLDGFKIAEIDLENRKSGDLIDGDVQHGISFKYFDEVLDKDILYKAKEYLNKQN; this is encoded by the coding sequence ATGAATAAGGATTTAGAAAAATTATCTTGTAAAGATATAGTTGAATTAGCTCTTTTAATGCCTAAAAAATTTGATGATTTAAGATTAAATAATGAGCCTATATTAAATGAGCTAAATTGCACAAAAGTTATAATAAAATCTAAAAAACAACTACCAGGCAAAAGGCTTAGTATAATTGCGTATTCATATAATTGGGAGTGTGAATGCACTATTACTATATTTAATCTAAGACCTTTTCATAATGCACTTTTTGCTATAAATAAAGAGCTAATTATTTATGGGAAATTAGGCGATTTTGCAGGGCTTTTGCAATTTATTAATCCAAAAATCATTAAAGATAGTGGAGAAATCACTGCTAATTATTTGATAAAAGGTGTAAGTGATAAAGAGATTTGTAAGATAAAAAATAAATATTTAACTTATGAAGCTTTAAAAGAATTTAATTTATTAGATGAGCATATAAAATTGCTATTAATTATGAAAGAAAATAGCCAAGAAGCAATGAAATTGCTTAATTCAAAAGAATTAAACGAATGCTTAAAATTTGTTGAAATTTATCATCACATAAAAAGACTTAACGAAACTTATAAAAACGATATTTTATACAAAAAAATTAAAACTTTTGATATAAACAAATGGCTAAAATCTCTACCTTTTAAGCCGACAAGCGACCAGATAAATGCGATAAATGATATTAAAAATGACCTTGAAAGTATTCATCATAAAATTAGAATAGTAATGGGAGATGTTGGTTGTGGAAAAAGCTTAGTGATTTTTGCAGCAGCGCTTATGTGCTATCCTAAAAAAGTGGTTTTAATGGCACCAACAAGCGTTTTAGCCCAACAACTTTATAATGAAGCTAAAAGACTTTTGCCAGGGTTTTTAAAGATATTGCATTTTGTATCTAGCAAGACTAAATTAATGCAAGATGAATTAAAAGAAGCAAATTTTGTAATAGGCACTCACGCACTTTTGTGGGCTAGTTTAGATGATGCTACTTTAGTTATGGTTGATGAGCAACAACGATTTGGGGCTAAGCAAAGAATGAAGCTTAAAGATTTAGCTACAAATGATAAAGAAAATCCGCATTATATAGAGTTTTCAGCTACGCCAATACCAAGGACAACTGCATTAATTCATAGTGATATTTACAGCTATTCTTTCATAAAAGAACTACCATTTAAAAAAGAAATAGAAACAAAACTAATCACAATAGCAAATAGCAATGAATTATTTAATCACATAAAAAGTGAAAATAAACAAAATCATCAAGCAATAATAGTCTATCCTTTAATAGAAGAAAGTAAAAGCTCATCTTATAAACCACTTGAGAGTGTTATTAGCTTTTATGAGAAGAATTTTGATAAAGTTTATTACACTCACGGCAAGGATAAAGAAAAGGATAATATATTATTGCAATTTGCTGAAAATGGAAATGTATTACTAAGCACTACTATCGTAGAAGTTGGAATTTCACTGCCAAGATTAAGTATAATTGTAATCGTTGCACCCGAGCGATACGGCTTATCTACACTTCATCAACTTCGTGGAAGAGTAGGAAGAAATGGGGTTAAGAGCTATTGTTATTTGCTTAGCAAGTTTGAATTTAGTGATAGATTGATTAAATTTGCTAATACCTTAGATGGATTTAAAATAGCCGAAATTGACTTAGAAAACCGAAAAAGCGGGGATTTAATAGATGGAGATGTTCAGCACGGAATTAGCTTTAAGTATTTTGATGAGGTTTTAGATAAGGATATTTTATATAAAGCTAAGGAATATTTAAATAAGCAAAATTAG
- a CDS encoding fumarylacetoacetate hydrolase family protein, which produces MKLIRFMKDNVVYHGNLGDNNKVGYFKNYSSYFDRLELIEDAFMLSEVKLLSPIKSPYQDIICLGINYLEHAKESYKFKGIEFDGKREEAVYFAKRVNEFSNPFDILDISGEKLDYECELAFILRKDAYKLDDTSDFDDYILGYTILNDISDRAIQNKHKQWYMGKSLANSCPFGSFINTSLSIKEASNLKIECFVNDELRQSSNTNLLIFDIPYILKELSNYTCLKAGTIISTGTPSGVGMGFNPPKFLKSGDKIECRIERLGSLINYIK; this is translated from the coding sequence ATGAAATTGATTAGATTTATGAAAGATAATGTAGTTTATCATGGGAATTTAGGCGATAATAATAAGGTGGGTTATTTTAAAAATTATTCTTCTTATTTTGATAGATTAGAATTGATTGAAGATGCTTTTATGCTTAGCGAAGTTAAGTTATTATCTCCAATCAAATCTCCTTATCAAGATATTATATGCTTAGGGATAAATTATTTAGAACACGCAAAAGAAAGCTATAAATTTAAAGGAATTGAGTTTGATGGCAAAAGAGAAGAAGCTGTTTATTTTGCAAAAAGAGTAAATGAGTTTTCTAATCCATTTGATATTTTAGATATTAGTGGCGAAAAATTAGACTATGAATGCGAACTTGCATTTATACTTAGAAAAGACGCTTATAAATTAGATGATACAAGTGATTTTGATGATTATATTTTAGGATATACCATTTTAAATGATATTAGCGATAGGGCAATTCAAAACAAACATAAGCAATGGTATATGGGAAAAAGTTTAGCTAATTCTTGCCCGTTTGGTAGTTTTATAAATACAAGTCTTAGTATAAAAGAAGCAAGTAATTTAAAAATAGAATGTTTTGTAAATGATGAATTAAGACAAAGTTCTAATACTAATTTATTAATTTTTGATATTCCTTATATCTTAAAAGAATTATCAAATTACACCTGTTTAAAGGCTGGAACTATCATTAGCACAGGCACTCCAAGTGGTGTTGGAATGGGCTTTAATCCACCTAAATTTTTAAAAAGTGGCGATAAGATTGAATGTAGAATAGAGCGTCTTGGCTCATTAATAAATTATATAAAGTAA
- a CDS encoding tRNA threonylcarbamoyladenosine biosynthesis protein TsaB gives MANLIGIYDDNNLLKEEIKIINKTSEDLPKIMQELLNKYNFSELAYANGPGSYMSLKIVYVFLSTIALVKNIPLKAISGFTFTKNNLIKANNNLYFTLADDKIKLIKNDNFKDEFFIPNEYNFKFLESNLPNYFLPAI, from the coding sequence ATGGCAAATCTCATTGGAATATATGATGATAATAATTTGTTAAAAGAAGAAATCAAAATCATAAATAAAACCAGTGAAGATTTGCCAAAAATTATGCAAGAGCTATTAAATAAATATAATTTTAGCGAATTAGCCTATGCTAATGGACCAGGCTCATATATGTCTTTAAAAATTGTTTATGTATTTTTAAGCACAATTGCCCTTGTTAAAAACATACCATTAAAAGCAATTAGTGGTTTTACATTTACAAAGAATAACTTAATAAAAGCTAATAACAACTTATATTTTACCCTTGCTGATGATAAAATCAAATTAATTAAAAATGATAATTTTAAAGATGAGTTTTTTATACCAAATGAGTATAATTTCAAATTCTTAGAAAGTAATTTGCCAAATTATTTTTTACCTGCTATTTAG